In the genome of Candidatus Methylomirabilota bacterium, one region contains:
- a CDS encoding alpha/beta fold hydrolase, with amino-acid sequence MATFVLIHGAYQGGWVWKPVAGRLRAAGHLVHAPTLDGCAERHHLVRHGITVATHAQEVARLLFYEDLRDVVLVGTSAGGMVVCKAAELAAERIARLVFVDALALLPGERVADIVKRPAAPAVTELTIGPSREDAEQRLFADLDAATRAWALARYTPHPVAALEAPMELGNFWERRWSAAVIRCRASRNPPEAHQRRTAERLRATWAEMDTGHYPMLSQPDELVRLLA; translated from the coding sequence ATGGCGACATTCGTGCTGATCCACGGGGCGTATCAGGGCGGCTGGGTCTGGAAGCCGGTGGCGGGGCGTTTGCGCGCCGCCGGACATCTCGTCCACGCGCCGACGCTCGACGGCTGCGCCGAGCGCCATCATCTGGTCCGCCACGGCATCACGGTCGCGACGCATGCGCAGGAGGTGGCCCGGCTGCTGTTCTACGAGGACCTGCGCGACGTCGTGCTCGTGGGGACGAGCGCGGGCGGCATGGTCGTCTGCAAGGCCGCGGAGCTGGCGGCCGAGCGGATCGCGCGCCTCGTCTTCGTCGACGCGCTGGCGCTCCTCCCCGGCGAGCGCGTCGCGGACATCGTGAAGCGTCCCGCGGCGCCCGCCGTGACCGAGCTGACGATCGGCCCCTCCCGTGAGGACGCCGAGCAGCGCCTCTTCGCGGATCTCGACGCCGCCACGCGAGCCTGGGCGCTCGCGCGCTACACGCCCCACCCGGTCGCGGCGCTCGAAGCGCCGATGGAGCTCGGGAATTTCTGGGAGCGCCGATGGTCCGCGGCGGTGATCCGCTGTCGCGCGAGCCGCAACCCTCCCGAGGCGCACCAGCGCCGCACGGCGGAACGGCTCCGCGCCACGTGGGCGGAGATGGACACGGGGCACTATCCGATGCTGAGCCAGCCGGACGAGCTCGTGCGGCTGCTCGCGTGA
- a CDS encoding D-2-hydroxyacid dehydrogenase — protein sequence MPTTLLMLPPQTATTRAWAARLAGALPALSVVVAETAADAARAVGHADAAFGTMPDALLRDARRLRWLQAPQAAPPAGYYTPALIAHPALVTNFREIYNDHIGAHIMAFVLAFARGLHHYIPRQLRREWKKEPPDTGVIHLPEATALLVGVGGIGAEAARLMAAFGMHVIGVDARRREAPPGVLKLDGPEALDSLVPLADFVILTVPHTPDTAGFMHRERFRLMKRTAFFINIGRGMTTRLDDLVAALRAGEIAGAGLDVFEQEPLPAEHPLWTMPGVLLTPHTAGHGPYLDERRFEILLDNSRRFLAGQSLRNVVDKASWF from the coding sequence ATGCCGACGACACTCCTGATGCTGCCGCCCCAGACGGCGACGACGCGCGCGTGGGCCGCGCGCCTCGCGGGGGCGCTGCCGGCGCTCTCGGTCGTGGTCGCCGAGACCGCCGCCGACGCCGCGCGGGCCGTGGGCCACGCCGACGCGGCGTTCGGCACGATGCCGGACGCGCTGCTCCGTGACGCCCGGCGGCTCCGCTGGCTCCAGGCGCCCCAGGCGGCGCCGCCCGCCGGCTACTACACGCCGGCGCTGATCGCGCATCCCGCCCTCGTGACGAACTTCCGCGAGATCTACAACGACCACATCGGCGCCCACATCATGGCGTTCGTGCTCGCGTTCGCGCGCGGGCTCCACCACTACATCCCGCGACAGCTCCGGCGCGAGTGGAAGAAGGAGCCGCCCGACACGGGCGTGATCCACCTGCCCGAGGCCACGGCGCTGCTCGTCGGCGTGGGCGGGATCGGCGCGGAGGCCGCGCGGCTCATGGCCGCCTTCGGCATGCACGTGATCGGCGTGGACGCGCGCCGCCGGGAGGCGCCGCCGGGGGTGCTGAAGCTCGACGGGCCCGAGGCGCTCGACTCGCTCGTGCCGCTCGCGGACTTCGTCATCCTCACCGTGCCGCACACGCCGGACACCGCGGGCTTCATGCACCGTGAGCGCTTCCGCCTGATGAAGCGCACCGCGTTCTTCATCAACATCGGGCGCGGCATGACGACGCGCCTCGACGACCTCGTCGCGGCGCTCCGCGCGGGTGAGATCGCCGGCGCCGGGCTTGACGTCTTCGAGCAGGAGCCGCTGCCGGCCGAGCATCCGCTGTGGACGATGCCCGGCGTCCTCCTGACGCCGCACACCGCCGGCCACGGCCCGTATCTCGATGAGCGGCGATTCGAGATCCTGCTCGACAACAGCCGGCGCTTCCTGGCGGGCCAATCGCTGCGCAACGTCGTGGACAAGGCGAGCTGGTTCTGA